One window from the genome of Canis lupus dingo isolate Sandy chromosome 15, ASM325472v2, whole genome shotgun sequence encodes:
- the NSUN4 gene encoding 5-methylcytosine rRNA methyltransferase NSUN4 isoform X2, which yields MTYSVQFGDLWPSIRVSLLSEQKYGALVNNFAAWDHVSGELEQLNARDFVSEAISHGEPEPESGQTTTPPQASGAYSPNLRCFTFARGDVSRFPPARLGSLGVMDYYLMDAASLLPVLALGLQPGDTVLDLCAAPGGKTLALLQTGCCRNLAANDLSTSRTGRLQRVLRSYVPQDIRDRNRVRVTSWDGRKWGELEGDTYDRVLVDVPCTTDRHSLREEENNIFQRSRKKERQMLPMLQVQLLAAGLLATKPGGHIVYSTCSLSHLQNEYVVQGTIEFLANQYSIKVQVEDLTHFRKLFMDTFSFFPSCQVGELVIPNLLANFGPMYFCKMCRLT from the exons ATGACCTACAGTGTGCAATTTGGTGATCTTTGGCCATCCATCCGGGTCAGTCTCCTTTCAGAGCAGAAGTATGGTGCGCTGGTTAATAACTTTGCTGCCTGGGATCATGTGAGTGGGGAGCTGGAGCAGCTGAATGCCAGGGACTTTGTGAGTGAAGCCATCTCCCACGGGGAACCAGAGCCAGAGAGTGGCCAAACTACAACTCCACCTCAAGCTTCTGGGGCCTACAGCCCGAACCTTCGATGCTTCACTTTTGCCAGAGGGGATGTCAGTCGGTTCCCTCCTGCCAG GCTTGGCAGCCTGGGTGTCATGGACTACTACCTGATGGATGCTGCTTCCTTGCTGCCTGTCCTAGCCCTTGGTCTGCAGCCTGGTGACACTGTGCTTGACTTATGTGCAGCCCCTGGGGGAAAGACACTAGCACTGCTTCAGACTGGCTGTTGCC GCAATCTCGCTGCCAATGATCTGTCCACTTCTCGAACAGGCAGACTACAGAGGGTCCTTCGCAGCTATGTGCCTCAAGATATCAGGGATAGAAATCGGGTTCGAGTCACCTCATGGGATGGCAGGAAGTGGGGAGAACTGGAGGGAGACACCTATGACCGG GTGCTGGTGGATGTGCCCTGTACCACAGACCGCCATTCTCTTCGTGAGGAGGAGAACAACATCTTTCAGCGGTCGAGGAAGAAGGAACGGCAGATGTTGCCTATGCTTCAGGTGCAGCTGCTCGC GGCTGGACTTCTCGCCACCAAACCAGGAGGCCACATTGTCTATTCCACTTGTTCACTGTCACACTTACAGAACGAGTATGTGGTGCAAGGCACCATAGAGTTCCTGGCCAATCAATACAGCATCAAGGTTCAGGTGGAAGACCTGACTCACTTCCGAAAGCTTTTCAtggacacattttctttcttcccatcctgCCAGGTTGGGGAGCTGGTAATTCCAAACCTCTTGGCCAATTTTGGGCCCATGTACTTTTGCAAAATGTGTAGGCTGACCTAG
- the LOC112642556 gene encoding cytochrome b-c1 complex subunit 6, mitochondrial isoform X3 translates to MGDPILPFLAAVWLCQLAFCTDPLTTVREQCEQLEKCVKARERLELCDQRVSSRSQTEEDCTEELFDFLHARDHCVAHKLFNSLK, encoded by the exons ATGGGAGACCCCATTCTGCCATTTCTGGCGGCAGTGTGGCTCTGCCAGCTGGCCTTCTGCACG GATCCCCTAACAACAGTGAGAGAGCAATGCGAGCAGCTGGAGAAATGTGTAAAGGCTCGGGAGCGGCTAGAGCTCTGTGACCAGCGTGTATCCTCCAGGTCACAGACAGAGGAGGATTGCACAGAGGAGCTCTTTGACTTCCTGCATGCAAGGGACCACTGT GTGGCCCACAAACTCTTTAACAGCTTGAAATAA
- the NSUN4 gene encoding 5-methylcytosine rRNA methyltransferase NSUN4 isoform X1, with translation MAALVGRRARDVLKRAPFATVPRRHRHKKKWAATEPKFPATQLALQNFDMTYSVQFGDLWPSIRVSLLSEQKYGALVNNFAAWDHVSGELEQLNARDFVSEAISHGEPEPESGQTTTPPQASGAYSPNLRCFTFARGDVSRFPPARLGSLGVMDYYLMDAASLLPVLALGLQPGDTVLDLCAAPGGKTLALLQTGCCRNLAANDLSTSRTGRLQRVLRSYVPQDIRDRNRVRVTSWDGRKWGELEGDTYDRVLVDVPCTTDRHSLREEENNIFQRSRKKERQMLPMLQVQLLAAGLLATKPGGHIVYSTCSLSHLQNEYVVQGTIEFLANQYSIKVQVEDLTHFRKLFMDTFSFFPSCQVGELVIPNLLANFGPMYFCKMCRLT, from the exons ATGGCCGCGCTGGTCGGGAGGCGAGCTCGGGACGTGCTGAAGCGCGCGCCCTTCGCGACCGTCCCGCGGAGACACCGGCACAAGAAGAAATGG gCTGCCACAGAGCCCAAATTTCCTGCCACCCAACTGGCTCTGCAGAATTTTGACATGACCTACAGTGTGCAATTTGGTGATCTTTGGCCATCCATCCGGGTCAGTCTCCTTTCAGAGCAGAAGTATGGTGCGCTGGTTAATAACTTTGCTGCCTGGGATCATGTGAGTGGGGAGCTGGAGCAGCTGAATGCCAGGGACTTTGTGAGTGAAGCCATCTCCCACGGGGAACCAGAGCCAGAGAGTGGCCAAACTACAACTCCACCTCAAGCTTCTGGGGCCTACAGCCCGAACCTTCGATGCTTCACTTTTGCCAGAGGGGATGTCAGTCGGTTCCCTCCTGCCAG GCTTGGCAGCCTGGGTGTCATGGACTACTACCTGATGGATGCTGCTTCCTTGCTGCCTGTCCTAGCCCTTGGTCTGCAGCCTGGTGACACTGTGCTTGACTTATGTGCAGCCCCTGGGGGAAAGACACTAGCACTGCTTCAGACTGGCTGTTGCC GCAATCTCGCTGCCAATGATCTGTCCACTTCTCGAACAGGCAGACTACAGAGGGTCCTTCGCAGCTATGTGCCTCAAGATATCAGGGATAGAAATCGGGTTCGAGTCACCTCATGGGATGGCAGGAAGTGGGGAGAACTGGAGGGAGACACCTATGACCGG GTGCTGGTGGATGTGCCCTGTACCACAGACCGCCATTCTCTTCGTGAGGAGGAGAACAACATCTTTCAGCGGTCGAGGAAGAAGGAACGGCAGATGTTGCCTATGCTTCAGGTGCAGCTGCTCGC GGCTGGACTTCTCGCCACCAAACCAGGAGGCCACATTGTCTATTCCACTTGTTCACTGTCACACTTACAGAACGAGTATGTGGTGCAAGGCACCATAGAGTTCCTGGCCAATCAATACAGCATCAAGGTTCAGGTGGAAGACCTGACTCACTTCCGAAAGCTTTTCAtggacacattttctttcttcccatcctgCCAGGTTGGGGAGCTGGTAATTCCAAACCTCTTGGCCAATTTTGGGCCCATGTACTTTTGCAAAATGTGTAGGCTGACCTAG